The sequence below is a genomic window from Chrysiogenia bacterium.
ATGCTGATGCAACTGTATCTCAAGGGCTTTTCCGTTACGGAAGTTCCCATTCGATTCATCAATCGCATTCGCGGCGAATCCAATCTCAACAAAGGCGAGATCACCGAGGCCATTCGCAACGTGATCAAGCTGCGCAAACTGCGCATCGAGCTCGAAGCGCAAAAGCGCTGATCGACCGGATTCAAACGCGGACCGCAGGAGGCTCCCCATGGGCAAGAAAAAGGCGCTGGTTACTGGCATCACCGGACAGGACGGATCGTACCTGGCCGAGCATCTGCTGAGCCTGGACTACGAGGTTCACGGCCTGCTTCGCCACAGCATTCAACAGGAATACCCGAACATCGAGGGCGTAAAGGACCAGGTAACCCTGCAGTCGGCCGACCTGACCGACCAGATGTCCCTCTATCGCATCATCGACGAAGTCGAGCCCGACGAGATCTACAACCTCGGTGCCATGAGCTTCGTTCCGGCGAGCTGGACCCAGCCGATTCTCACCAGCGAAGTGACGGCCCTTGGCGCAACCCGCCTGCTCGAAGTCATTCGCACGGTCAATCCCAAGATCCGCTACTACCAGGCTTCGAGCTCGGAAATGTTCGGCAAGGTGCAGGCCGTTCCACAGACCGAAGAAACACGTTTCTGGCCGCGCAGCCCCTACGGCGTGGCGAAGGTCTACGCCCACTGGATGACCATCAACTACCGCGAGAGCTACGACCTGTTCGCGTGCTCGGGAATTCTGTTCAACCACGAATCCCCGCGCCGCGGCCTGAACTTCGTCACGCGCAAGGTCACCGACGGCGCTGCCCGCATCAAAATGGGCCTGCAGAAGCAGCTCCGCATGGGCAATCTCGAAGCCAAGCGCGACTGGGGCTATGCCAAGGACTATGTCGAGGCCATGCACCTGATGCTGCAAACCGACACCCCCGATGACTATGTCATTGCCACCGGCGAGACCCACTCGGTGCGCGAGCTCTGCGAGGTCGCCTTTGCCCGCGTGGGCCTGAACTGGGAAGACCACGTCGTCATCGACGAGCGCTTCCTGCGCCCGGCCGAAGTTGACCTGCTCATCGGCGACCCCGCCAAGGCGAAGGCCAAACTCAACTGGCAGCCGCGCACCACCTTCAAGGAGCTCATCGAGCTCATGGTGGACGCCGATCTCGAGCGGTACAAAAACGCGAAATGAATGTCCTGGTCACAGGTGCCTCCGGCAACCTGGGCCGGCGGCTCGCCGATCGGCTGGAAGCCGGCGGCGCCACCGTGTGGCGCGCCATGCGCGAGGAGCCTGAGGGCGAGCGGGAGTTGCAGCTTGAGCTTGGCGACCCCGAATCCGTCCGCGCGGTGATCGAGGCATCGAACCCCGATCAGATCATTCATCTGGCCGCATGGGTGGACGTGCCCAGCTCCTTCGATGATCCCGCCGGCGTCTACAACGTCAACGTGCTTGGCACGCTCGAGATGCTCAAGGCGCTGCGCGAGCGTGGCTCTTCCGCGCGCTTTCTCTATCTCAGCACCTCCCACGTCTACGGCATTCCACCCGAGGACGTGGCCCTGATCGATGAAGAAACCCCGACGCGTCCGGTGAGCCCCTACGCCGCCTCGAAGCTCGCCGCCGAAGACGCGGTACGGCTTTACGGCCGCATCGGCAAGATCGAGCCCCTTGTGGTCCGCATGTTCAATGTCGTGGGTGAGGGACTCCCCACCACGTCGGTGTGCTCGGCCATTGCCCGGCGCGTGCTGGCCGTATCAAAAGGTCAGGAGAAGTGCCCCCTCAAGGTAGGCAACCTCAAGAGCCTGCGCGATTTCATCACGCTCGAAGATGCCCTGGACGGAATCCTCGCGGCGCTCGAAAAGGGCAAAGCCGGTGAGACCTACAACCTGTGCACCGGCCACGGAACCAGCATCGGGCAGATTCTGCAGGAACTGGCCCGGGTGGCCGGGGTGGAAATCACCACGGAGGTCGATCCCTCGCTGCTGCGCAAGGTCGACCCGCCCCGGGTGATCGGAAATGCCGCCAGGCTGGCGCGCGACACCGGATTTTCCGCCTCGCGCCCCATGGAAGAGGCCGTTGCGGCCCTCTACCGCGACATCGCGGGCTGAGCACGGCTGAATGACTGGCCCGGATGGCTGGGCAACCGCCCTTCGGCAGAGCCCGACCGACCGGATACGATGATTCCCCACTGGAGAGCAGAGCAGCATGACTTTTGGTGAGATCAGAGAACGCATCGAACGCGAGCTGGGCGAGGGAACCAAGGCCCACATCGAGGGGATGCCCGGCGTCACCGCCGACCACGTGCAGGGACTCATCGTATCCCCGCAGTTCGAGGGCAAGACCATGATCGCCTGTCACCGCATGGTGATGCAGCTCTTCAACACGGAGATCGCATCGAACGAGCTGCATGCCTTTACTTTCAAGACCTTCACGCCCGAACAGTACGAGCAGCAGTTCCAGCAGATCTCCGTTCCGGGCAAAGGCTGAAACCGCAAACAAATCTCAGAAATCTGGAGTATTCACAAATGGACGAACAGACAAAGAATCGAATCGAAGAACTGGTCAAGGGCAGCAAGGTGTTCCTCTTCATGAAGGGATCGCCCAACTTCCCCTCCTGCGGATTCTCGGCGCAGGTCGCGGGCATCCTCGGTCAGATCAATGCCAAGTACGGCAGTTTCGACGTCCTCGGCGATGAGCAGATTCGCCAGGGCATCAAGGACTACG
It includes:
- the gmd gene encoding GDP-mannose 4,6-dehydratase, with product MGKKKALVTGITGQDGSYLAEHLLSLDYEVHGLLRHSIQQEYPNIEGVKDQVTLQSADLTDQMSLYRIIDEVEPDEIYNLGAMSFVPASWTQPILTSEVTALGATRLLEVIRTVNPKIRYYQASSSEMFGKVQAVPQTEETRFWPRSPYGVAKVYAHWMTINYRESYDLFACSGILFNHESPRRGLNFVTRKVTDGAARIKMGLQKQLRMGNLEAKRDWGYAKDYVEAMHLMLQTDTPDDYVIATGETHSVRELCEVAFARVGLNWEDHVVIDERFLRPAEVDLLIGDPAKAKAKLNWQPRTTFKELIELMVDADLERYKNAK
- a CDS encoding GDP-mannose 4,6-dehydratase, which translates into the protein MNVLVTGASGNLGRRLADRLEAGGATVWRAMREEPEGERELQLELGDPESVRAVIEASNPDQIIHLAAWVDVPSSFDDPAGVYNVNVLGTLEMLKALRERGSSARFLYLSTSHVYGIPPEDVALIDEETPTRPVSPYAASKLAAEDAVRLYGRIGKIEPLVVRMFNVVGEGLPTTSVCSAIARRVLAVSKGQEKCPLKVGNLKSLRDFITLEDALDGILAALEKGKAGETYNLCTGHGTSIGQILQELARVAGVEITTEVDPSLLRKVDPPRVIGNAARLARDTGFSASRPMEEAVAALYRDIAG
- a CDS encoding BolA family transcriptional regulator, producing the protein MTFGEIRERIERELGEGTKAHIEGMPGVTADHVQGLIVSPQFEGKTMIACHRMVMQLFNTEIASNELHAFTFKTFTPEQYEQQFQQISVPGKG
- the grxD gene encoding Grx4 family monothiol glutaredoxin; amino-acid sequence: MDEQTKNRIEELVKGSKVFLFMKGSPNFPSCGFSAQVAGILGQINAKYGSFDVLGDEQIRQGIKDYANWPTIPQLYIDGEFVGGCDIITEMFQRGELQKLVAEEG